Proteins encoded within one genomic window of Borrelia parkeri:
- a CDS encoding DedA family protein produces the protein MHIILEFIDLNIAYSPIVFFGLLILAGFNIPISEDAIVIMGGILSSRKNEYTILIFLGIFWGAYIGDIISFYIGKFLANKFLKQKKQTNKLIDKMNYYYKRYGSLTLLFGRFIPFGFRNAIFISAGMGNMRTSNFLITDFFAAMISITTYFTLSFKIGESFKLIFPKIRIISLITLIIITTIILIIYIIRKKKIKKVDKLFK, from the coding sequence ATGCATATCATACTAGAATTTATAGATCTCAATATAGCTTATTCGCCAATTGTATTTTTCGGACTACTTATTCTTGCAGGTTTTAACATTCCCATTTCTGAAGATGCAATAGTAATAATGGGTGGCATACTTTCTAGTCGAAAAAATGAGTATACAATCTTAATCTTCCTAGGAATTTTCTGGGGTGCTTATATTGGCGATATAATTTCATTTTATATAGGCAAATTCTTAGCTAACAAATTCTTAAAACAAAAAAAACAAACAAATAAATTGATCGATAAAATGAATTATTACTATAAACGATACGGAAGCTTAACTTTACTATTTGGAAGATTTATTCCATTTGGATTTAGAAACGCAATATTTATATCAGCAGGAATGGGAAACATGCGTACAAGCAACTTTCTTATAACTGACTTTTTTGCAGCCATGATATCAATTACAACTTACTTTACACTAAGCTTTAAGATAGGTGAATCGTTTAAATTAATATTTCCTAAAATTAGGATCATATCACTAATAACACTTATCATCATCACAACAATAATTTTAATAATTTACATTATAAGAAAGAAAAAAATTAAAAAAGTTGACAAACTTTTCAAATAG
- the leuS gene encoding leucine--tRNA ligase, producing the protein MSEYNFTKIEKKWQNYWDKHKTYKVNEDSNIPKEKRIYILDMFPYPSANGLHVGHPEGYTATDILTRYKLLKGFNVLHPMGFDSFGLPAENYAIQTGKHPKKITEKNIEKFKEQIKALGFAYDWDREIRTHDENYYKWTQWIFLKLYKKGLAYIKEMPVWYCPDLGTVLSNEEVIQTPDGPRSERGFHKVKRKPLRQWVLKITEYAERLINDLEEVDWPESVKEMQKNWIGKSIGAEIEFSIKASKKKIKVFTTRPDTIFGVTYLVLAPEHNIVDEITKDELKTIIAEYKDKEILKSDLERTSLEKDKTGVFTGAYAINPITEEEIPIWIGSYVLGTYGTGAVMSVPAHDERDFEFAKKYNLPIKQVVSQTGNNEILTKPFTENGISINTPEEFNNLKTEEVKTKVIEWLTKNKKGQKKVNYKLRDWIFSRQRYWGEPIPIILDDDLNEIPLEEDELPLRLPEIENYKPSGTGESPLSKVQDWVNVKRNGKIYKRETNTMPQWAGSCWYYIRYLDPNNEKEFANKEKINYWMPVDLYIGGAEHSVLHLLYARFWHKVLYDLGYVNTKEPFKKLINQGMITSFAYQDENGILIPNDEVEKRDNKFFSKTNNKELKQIIAKMSKSLKNIINPDDIIKEYGADSMRIYEMFMGPLTDSKPWNTQGLIGIFRFLNKIWAIKNKELTKESASKEIISGLHKTIKKVTEDIENLNFNTAISSLMIFINELLKHDKNYLEIFKPLTIILAPFAPHLGEELWEYMGENPSIFKNAKWPKYDPNLIIDNTREIVLQVNGKIKDKIILNKGINEDTLKDIALKNHKIMQNIQNKQIIKIITVKDKLINIVTR; encoded by the coding sequence ATGTCTGAATACAATTTTACCAAAATAGAAAAAAAATGGCAGAATTATTGGGATAAACATAAAACATATAAAGTTAATGAAGATTCAAATATTCCTAAAGAGAAAAGAATCTATATTCTTGATATGTTCCCCTACCCTTCAGCTAATGGGCTCCACGTCGGGCATCCTGAAGGTTACACAGCAACTGACATATTAACAAGATATAAACTCTTAAAAGGGTTTAATGTACTTCACCCAATGGGATTTGATAGTTTTGGATTACCCGCAGAAAATTACGCAATACAAACAGGGAAACATCCCAAAAAAATAACAGAAAAAAATATTGAAAAGTTTAAAGAACAAATTAAAGCATTAGGATTTGCCTATGATTGGGATAGAGAAATCAGAACCCACGATGAAAATTACTATAAATGGACACAATGGATTTTTCTAAAACTATACAAAAAAGGTCTAGCTTACATAAAAGAAATGCCCGTATGGTACTGTCCTGATCTTGGGACAGTATTATCGAACGAAGAAGTTATCCAAACACCTGATGGGCCCAGATCTGAGAGAGGGTTCCATAAAGTAAAAAGAAAACCTTTAAGACAATGGGTTCTTAAGATCACAGAATATGCAGAGAGGTTAATTAACGATCTTGAAGAGGTAGACTGGCCTGAATCTGTTAAAGAAATGCAAAAAAATTGGATTGGAAAATCAATAGGAGCCGAGATTGAATTCTCAATAAAGGCAAGCAAAAAAAAGATAAAAGTATTTACAACAAGACCAGACACAATTTTTGGAGTAACATATCTAGTACTGGCACCAGAACATAACATAGTAGATGAAATCACAAAAGATGAACTTAAAACTATAATTGCAGAATATAAAGACAAAGAAATCCTTAAAAGCGATCTTGAAAGAACTTCTCTTGAAAAAGATAAAACAGGAGTATTTACAGGCGCATATGCTATTAATCCAATAACTGAAGAAGAAATCCCAATCTGGATAGGCAGCTATGTACTTGGAACTTATGGCACTGGAGCTGTGATGAGTGTCCCAGCACATGACGAGAGAGATTTTGAATTTGCAAAAAAATACAACCTACCAATCAAACAAGTAGTGTCTCAAACAGGAAACAATGAAATACTAACAAAACCATTTACTGAGAATGGCATTTCAATTAACACACCAGAAGAATTTAACAACCTCAAAACTGAAGAGGTAAAAACAAAAGTAATAGAATGGCTTACAAAAAACAAAAAGGGTCAAAAAAAAGTCAATTATAAACTTAGAGATTGGATTTTTTCAAGACAAAGATACTGGGGTGAACCCATTCCTATTATACTTGATGATGATTTAAATGAAATACCATTAGAAGAAGATGAATTACCCTTAAGACTCCCAGAAATAGAAAATTATAAACCATCAGGTACAGGCGAATCTCCTCTCTCAAAAGTCCAAGATTGGGTAAATGTTAAACGTAATGGCAAAATATACAAAAGAGAAACAAACACAATGCCTCAATGGGCAGGTTCTTGCTGGTATTACATACGTTACCTTGATCCAAATAACGAAAAAGAATTTGCAAATAAAGAAAAAATTAATTACTGGATGCCCGTTGATCTTTATATTGGAGGTGCTGAGCACTCAGTATTACACTTGCTATACGCAAGATTTTGGCACAAAGTTCTCTATGATCTAGGATATGTCAATACAAAAGAACCCTTTAAAAAACTCATAAACCAAGGAATGATAACATCATTTGCATATCAAGATGAAAATGGTATTTTAATTCCCAATGATGAGGTTGAAAAGAGAGATAATAAGTTTTTTTCCAAAACAAATAATAAGGAACTAAAACAAATAATTGCCAAAATGTCAAAATCACTCAAAAATATAATAAATCCAGATGACATTATTAAAGAATACGGAGCAGATTCAATGAGAATCTACGAAATGTTCATGGGACCTTTAACTGATTCAAAACCTTGGAATACACAAGGACTAATTGGAATTTTTAGATTCTTAAACAAAATATGGGCTATTAAAAACAAAGAACTAACAAAAGAATCAGCATCAAAAGAAATAATATCCGGACTTCACAAAACAATAAAAAAAGTAACAGAAGATATAGAAAATTTAAATTTTAATACCGCGATTTCATCATTGATGATATTTATAAATGAACTTTTAAAACATGATAAAAATTATTTAGAAATCTTCAAACCCCTAACCATTATCCTAGCACCATTTGCGCCTCATCTAGGAGAAGAACTATGGGAGTATATGGGAGAAAACCCTAGTATATTCAAAAACGCAAAGTGGCCAAAATACGATCCAAACCTCATTATTGATAATACAAGAGAGATTGTACTACAAGTTAACGGAAAAATTAAAGACAAAATTATATTAAACAAAGGCATAAATGAGGACACTCTTAAAGATATTGCACTTAAAAATCACAAAATCATGCAAAATATACAAAATAAGCAAATAATAAAGATCATTACGGTCAAAGATAAACTTATAAATATAGTAACAAGATAA
- the pepF gene encoding oligoendopeptidase F, whose amino-acid sequence MIERSKINEDDKWDLSFLFKNNEEYKETVKKIKLKLQDFKKYEKLEFNLNIFKQALNDYYEIEEELERTVYYTHIQLETDVSNQTSNELRAININLETYVSNSTSFFIPKILKTDTNQIREWLQDIELKDKKIAIEKILREKEHVLSKDEERILANYTSLYSSYNDIFSALTNADMEFGEINGKPLSNATFSLFLQNENQEIRREAFLKFYQEYKKHENTLSNLLIADINKNKFLAKTRKFEDTISMKLFQNNIDKKVYTNLIETVNENLSVLHEYYEFRKNILNQEYLNHYDVYVPLTKNIKFKNSFKEACDKILKSLEILGSEYTEVLRKGLLEERWVDKYENKGKRAGAFSAGSYNGKPYILMNYKDESIRDMFTLAHEAGHSMHSYFSINNNPFPQYQYSIFEAEIASTVNEQILADYLLKNENDIEKIKYIKLNQIDDLLATFFRQTMFAEFEYIIHEMINKDEPVVKETIKTTYLNLLKKYFGPNFKFDENSSLECLRVPHFYSPFYVYQYATGITAALLIYKNIKNNKKDATKNYIDFLKIGGSKYPLESLKVTGVDLSLKSTIKNTINIFKERLEDVKKLF is encoded by the coding sequence ATGATAGAGAGAAGCAAAATTAATGAAGATGACAAGTGGGACTTATCTTTTCTATTTAAAAACAATGAAGAATATAAGGAAACAGTCAAAAAAATAAAACTAAAACTTCAAGACTTCAAGAAATATGAAAAATTAGAATTCAACCTAAACATCTTTAAACAAGCATTAAATGATTACTATGAAATTGAAGAAGAACTGGAGAGAACAGTATATTACACACACATTCAATTAGAAACAGATGTAAGCAATCAGACCTCAAACGAACTTCGCGCAATCAATATCAACTTAGAAACATACGTATCAAATTCCACTTCATTTTTTATCCCAAAAATTTTAAAAACAGATACAAACCAAATAAGAGAATGGCTGCAGGACATAGAACTCAAAGATAAAAAAATAGCTATTGAAAAAATCTTAAGAGAAAAAGAACACGTCTTAAGCAAAGACGAAGAGAGAATACTAGCTAACTATACATCTCTTTATTCATCTTATAATGATATATTCTCTGCATTAACAAATGCAGACATGGAATTTGGAGAAATTAATGGTAAGCCATTAAGTAATGCCACTTTCAGTCTATTTCTTCAAAATGAAAATCAAGAAATACGAAGAGAAGCTTTTTTGAAATTTTATCAAGAATATAAAAAACATGAAAATACATTATCCAACCTCTTAATTGCCGATATCAATAAAAATAAATTTTTAGCCAAAACAAGAAAATTTGAAGATACTATTTCAATGAAACTTTTTCAAAACAATATTGATAAGAAAGTTTATACGAACTTAATTGAAACGGTTAACGAAAATTTATCTGTACTTCATGAATATTACGAATTTAGAAAAAATATACTTAACCAAGAATATCTTAATCATTATGATGTCTATGTTCCTCTAACAAAAAACATCAAATTCAAAAACTCCTTTAAAGAAGCCTGTGATAAAATTTTAAAATCGCTAGAAATACTAGGAAGCGAATATACCGAAGTACTAAGAAAAGGACTCTTAGAAGAACGTTGGGTTGACAAATATGAAAATAAAGGAAAAAGAGCAGGGGCATTTAGTGCAGGATCATATAATGGAAAACCTTATATATTAATGAATTACAAAGATGAATCAATAAGAGATATGTTTACCCTGGCCCACGAAGCAGGACACTCCATGCATTCCTATTTCAGTATAAACAATAATCCATTTCCTCAATATCAATATTCTATTTTTGAAGCAGAAATAGCATCCACAGTGAATGAGCAAATACTTGCAGACTATTTACTAAAAAATGAAAATGATATCGAAAAAATAAAATACATTAAATTAAACCAAATCGATGATCTACTTGCAACATTTTTCAGGCAAACAATGTTTGCCGAATTTGAATATATCATTCATGAAATGATTAATAAAGATGAGCCAGTGGTAAAAGAAACAATTAAGACAACCTATTTAAACTTACTAAAAAAATACTTTGGTCCAAATTTTAAATTCGATGAAAACAGTTCACTCGAATGTCTTAGAGTTCCTCATTTCTACTCACCATTTTATGTATATCAATACGCAACAGGCATCACAGCTGCTCTTTTAATATATAAAAACATAAAAAATAACAAAAAAGATGCTACTAAAAATTACATAGATTTTTTGAAAATAGGAGGTTCAAAATATCCCTTAGAATCCTTAAAAGTTACCGGTGTTGATTTAAGCTTAAAATCAACAATAAAAAATACAATTAATATATTCAAAGAACGTCTTGAAGATGTAAAAAAATTATTTTAA
- the pcsA gene encoding phosphatidylcholine synthase, protein MRKLLNLILAWSVHILTASGLIVSLYSIISIINTDYNLLLKLTILGLLIDGIDGTLARKLKIKEIIPTINGELLDNIVDYINYTFIPTIFFYYGNFISNEYKIITCIGILLASAYQFSRLDAKTSDDYFRGFPSLWNFLIIFNIIFKLDQTTNLSIILSCITFSFAPIKFIYPSKTKEFKYITLPVTVITALSVILITFAKLPDTYLKIGKTLIIFYCLYLILMSIYLTYKTKKK, encoded by the coding sequence TTGAGGAAATTATTAAATCTTATTTTAGCCTGGTCAGTACATATTTTAACAGCTTCTGGATTAATAGTCAGTCTTTATTCAATAATCTCCATAATAAACACAGATTATAATCTTTTATTAAAACTTACCATTCTTGGACTTTTAATTGATGGGATTGATGGCACACTGGCAAGAAAATTAAAAATAAAAGAAATCATCCCAACAATAAATGGAGAACTCCTTGACAATATAGTAGACTACATAAATTATACGTTCATTCCCACAATATTTTTTTATTACGGTAACTTCATAAGCAATGAATATAAAATAATAACTTGCATTGGAATTTTATTGGCATCAGCATACCAATTCTCAAGATTAGACGCAAAAACTAGCGACGATTACTTTAGGGGTTTTCCATCTTTATGGAATTTTTTAATAATCTTTAACATAATCTTCAAACTAGACCAAACCACAAATCTTAGTATAATATTATCATGTATCACATTCAGTTTTGCACCAATTAAATTCATCTACCCTTCAAAAACAAAAGAATTTAAATATATAACACTTCCTGTAACAGTCATAACAGCCCTATCAGTAATACTTATAACATTCGCAAAGCTGCCAGACACTTATTTAAAGATAGGTAAAACACTAATAATTTTTTATTGTCTATATCTAATCTTAATGAGCATATATTTAACTTACAAGACAAAAAAAAAATAA
- the lon gene encoding endopeptidase La — protein MKLKEIEYSMEEVKNPVSKGKKRSKNSGGILPHFDKPVRVPLITVPSHPVFPGMFIPIVIVSDTDMKAVDYVIKGNGIISLFVLRDKFLEKSRSKNDKLIINYKKDIYSVGITAKIVKKINLPDGGYNIFVSTIDRVKFVKVVLNEDFPIIEVDYLKQIPIKKDDIQSKAIYSSILLRTKEIFSHRKMPEFQLNMVNIEDKGRLCDVVAGMISSSKDTHQEVLETLSVKDRLKKVLELIYEELNLIEIQNKIAKGIQEKLEKQQKEFFLKEQLKAIKAELGVGDEKSNEFLKLKAKIDSLALKGEALEAVERELEKFSFLEKHSSEYIVVRNYLELITNLPWGESKVNFDKFNLQRAEKILDKTHYGMREVKDRIIEYISVLKLRKSQKGAIMLLVGPPGVGKTSIGTAIAEVLKTKFFRFSVGGMKDESEIKGHRRTYVGALPGKIIQGLRITKTNSPVFLIDEIDKVSASNYGDPFSALLEVLDPEQNINFRDHYLDLPFDISNVFFILTANSLESIPTPLLNRMEIIQLSGYVDDEKIEIARKYLIPKVLNENGVNKDSLKFQGSALVQIAREYARDNGLRNFEKYLKQIVRKVARKLIEDKSVKAYQISKENLEEYIGIPVFRKEEFLHKVMSPGMVMGLAWTNYGGSTLVIETVKTESKTPGIKLTGRLGDVMKESANIAFTYVNSISNELKLNKSFFEKYMIHLHIPEGAIPKDGPSAGITIASAFISLALNKVVRPHLAMTGELSLTGNVMAIGGLRAKIIAAKRSGLEHIIIPKSNKVDLDDIPINIKNGINFHLVDNMREVIKLLF, from the coding sequence ATAAAGCTTAAGGAGATTGAATATTCTATGGAAGAAGTAAAAAATCCTGTTTCTAAGGGAAAGAAGCGTTCAAAAAACTCTGGGGGCATTCTGCCGCATTTTGATAAGCCTGTGAGAGTACCTTTAATTACGGTGCCATCACATCCTGTTTTTCCAGGTATGTTTATTCCAATTGTTATAGTCTCTGATACTGATATGAAGGCTGTTGATTATGTGATTAAAGGTAACGGCATTATTTCCTTATTTGTATTACGTGATAAATTTTTAGAAAAATCAAGAAGTAAGAATGATAAATTGATTATCAATTATAAAAAGGATATTTATTCTGTTGGTATTACTGCTAAAATAGTTAAGAAAATTAATCTTCCTGATGGTGGATATAATATTTTTGTTTCAACTATTGATAGAGTGAAGTTTGTCAAGGTTGTTCTTAATGAAGATTTTCCGATAATTGAAGTTGATTATTTAAAGCAAATTCCGATTAAAAAAGATGATATTCAGTCAAAGGCAATTTATAGTAGTATTTTGCTTAGAACTAAAGAAATATTCTCACATAGAAAGATGCCTGAATTTCAGTTAAATATGGTTAACATTGAAGATAAGGGTAGATTGTGTGATGTTGTTGCAGGAATGATTTCATCTTCAAAAGATACTCATCAAGAAGTGCTTGAAACTTTAAGTGTTAAGGATAGGCTTAAAAAGGTCTTGGAATTGATTTATGAAGAATTAAATTTAATTGAGATTCAAAATAAAATTGCTAAGGGCATTCAGGAAAAATTAGAAAAACAACAAAAAGAATTTTTTTTAAAGGAACAACTTAAAGCTATTAAGGCTGAACTTGGTGTAGGAGATGAAAAGAGTAATGAATTTTTAAAACTTAAAGCCAAGATCGATTCTTTAGCTTTAAAAGGAGAAGCTTTAGAGGCAGTTGAGAGGGAACTTGAAAAATTTTCATTTCTTGAAAAGCATTCATCTGAGTATATTGTGGTTAGAAATTATCTTGAACTTATTACTAACCTTCCTTGGGGAGAATCTAAAGTTAATTTTGATAAATTTAATTTGCAAAGGGCCGAAAAGATTTTAGATAAGACGCATTATGGTATGAGAGAAGTTAAAGATAGAATTATTGAATATATTTCTGTTCTTAAATTAAGAAAATCTCAAAAAGGAGCTATTATGCTTTTAGTTGGACCTCCTGGAGTTGGTAAAACTTCGATAGGAACAGCTATTGCTGAAGTTCTTAAAACAAAATTTTTTAGATTTTCTGTAGGTGGTATGAAAGATGAGTCAGAGATTAAAGGGCATAGAAGAACTTATGTTGGAGCATTACCTGGGAAAATTATCCAAGGGCTAAGAATTACAAAGACCAACTCTCCTGTTTTTTTAATAGATGAAATTGATAAGGTTTCAGCATCTAATTATGGAGATCCATTCTCAGCTCTTCTTGAGGTTTTAGATCCTGAGCAAAATATTAATTTTAGAGATCATTATCTTGATTTGCCTTTTGATATTTCTAATGTGTTCTTTATTTTAACAGCCAATTCTCTTGAGTCAATACCTACGCCTTTATTAAATAGAATGGAAATAATTCAGCTTTCAGGATATGTTGATGATGAAAAAATAGAGATAGCAAGAAAGTATTTAATACCAAAGGTCTTAAATGAAAATGGTGTTAATAAAGATTCCTTAAAATTTCAAGGTTCAGCTCTTGTTCAAATTGCTAGGGAATATGCAAGAGATAATGGACTTAGGAATTTTGAAAAGTATTTAAAACAAATTGTTAGAAAAGTTGCAAGAAAGCTTATTGAAGATAAGTCTGTTAAAGCATATCAGATTTCTAAGGAAAATTTGGAAGAATATATTGGTATTCCTGTATTTAGAAAAGAAGAATTTTTGCATAAAGTCATGTCTCCAGGTATGGTAATGGGTCTTGCTTGGACTAATTATGGTGGATCAACTTTAGTAATTGAAACTGTAAAAACTGAGTCTAAGACCCCTGGTATTAAGTTGACAGGTAGACTTGGAGATGTAATGAAGGAATCAGCAAATATCGCGTTTACTTATGTAAATAGCATTAGTAATGAGCTTAAGTTAAATAAGTCTTTTTTTGAAAAATATATGATTCATTTGCATATTCCAGAAGGGGCTATACCAAAGGATGGACCTTCGGCTGGGATTACTATTGCTAGTGCTTTTATATCTTTAGCTCTTAATAAAGTGGTGAGACCTCATTTGGCTATGACTGGAGAGTTATCATTAACAGGTAATGTAATGGCTATTGGGGGATTGAGAGCGAAAATAATTGCTGCTAAACGAAGTGGACTTGAGCATATTATTATTCCTAAATCAAATAAAGTGGATCTTGATGATATTCCTATTAACATCAAGAATGGCATAAATTTTCATCTTGTAGATAATATGAGAGAAGTTATTAAATTATTATTTTAG
- a CDS encoding efflux RND transporter permease subunit: protein MDLETLSIKYRVFILIIFTLITIYLGFFLKNIKFDSNILKLIPKNKKTEKIIDIDKSNSLLSTIVMFKDKKSIFNKETFGKINKVANDITKILKVTPNSVTSIFTYFPQFKKDVYTDEDITEIRNKVNSSSFIKNIFLNDDETLIYFIVISTTDDKTNFSRSLKNELEAMEAAIKRYETDDLKLYLTGDLIVREKILNYMADDFKLLGPLATLVVILSLYFIVKNVLGAILPVLIATFALIWTFGIKSIVMSPITVPETTMIVLLISIGCANAVHIINGILKRIKNEPFTEKTIITTIKTLRTPIILTSLTTAFGFLSLISSSIQAYKTMGIFMSTGVIISMLMSLLVLPGILTYIPFKYKNKENKNAKNDFLEKLSLINQTVTQWILNNKYLSSIIILIILLTSIIGLFKIEINFDEKDYFKENTSVKQTLNLMQKEIGGTSIIKIEINGTPGEFKNEKNMKNLDLITDNLDKFTKKTQSSSINGIIRLMNFKFKKENPKEYRLPENQAILNKLILLISRSNSIKNMTKMYINDDWSQISIIVRTDQNSTEEIKNFANYASNLIEEYMPGHEYNFSGAYDKILISKTMVVEQVTNIITTLSAITILLMLFFKSIKTGIIIVIPVAWSVFLNFAVMKLFGITLNPATATIASVSMGIGVDYSIHFFNAFILNYQTTKDYKKALIKSIPNVFNGIFANSISVGIGFLTLIFSTYKIIATLGAIIAFTMLTTSLASLTLLPLLIYLFKPKVKILKTTNKILTE from the coding sequence ATGGATTTGGAAACCTTAAGCATTAAATACAGAGTTTTTATATTAATAATATTTACGTTAATAACAATTTATTTAGGATTTTTCCTAAAAAACATAAAATTCGATTCCAATATTTTGAAACTTATCCCAAAAAACAAAAAAACCGAAAAAATAATAGACATAGACAAAAGTAATTCTCTATTATCAACAATAGTAATGTTTAAAGACAAAAAAAGTATTTTTAATAAAGAAACCTTTGGAAAAATTAATAAAGTAGCAAATGATATAACCAAAATACTCAAAGTAACACCCAACTCTGTTACAAGTATATTTACTTACTTTCCACAATTTAAAAAAGATGTATACACAGATGAAGACATAACTGAAATAAGAAATAAAGTAAATTCATCATCATTCATAAAAAACATATTCTTAAATGATGATGAAACTTTAATATACTTTATAGTCATATCAACAACAGACGACAAAACAAATTTTAGCCGAAGTTTAAAGAATGAACTTGAAGCAATGGAAGCGGCAATTAAAAGATATGAGACTGATGATCTTAAACTTTACTTAACAGGGGATCTCATAGTAAGGGAAAAAATACTTAACTACATGGCTGACGATTTTAAATTGTTAGGTCCACTTGCTACCCTTGTAGTAATTTTATCACTCTATTTTATTGTAAAAAATGTATTGGGAGCAATACTTCCTGTACTTATTGCAACATTTGCACTAATTTGGACATTTGGAATCAAAAGCATTGTTATGTCCCCCATTACTGTTCCAGAAACCACAATGATCGTTCTCCTTATTTCGATTGGATGTGCTAATGCTGTACATATAATAAATGGTATATTAAAGAGAATAAAAAACGAACCTTTCACTGAAAAGACAATAATAACTACAATTAAAACTCTAAGAACACCAATAATTTTAACTTCTCTTACAACAGCTTTCGGATTTTTATCATTAATCAGTTCTTCAATTCAGGCATACAAAACAATGGGAATTTTTATGTCAACAGGAGTCATTATTTCAATGCTTATGTCCTTATTAGTGCTTCCTGGAATACTAACCTACATACCATTTAAATATAAAAACAAAGAAAATAAAAATGCAAAAAACGATTTTCTTGAAAAACTTTCACTGATAAACCAAACAGTTACACAATGGATATTAAATAACAAATATCTCTCATCTATCATAATTCTAATTATTTTATTAACCTCAATTATAGGTCTTTTTAAAATAGAAATTAACTTTGACGAGAAAGATTATTTTAAAGAAAATACAAGTGTCAAACAAACACTCAATTTAATGCAAAAAGAAATAGGAGGAACATCTATAATCAAAATTGAAATTAATGGGACTCCTGGTGAATTCAAAAATGAAAAAAATATGAAAAATTTGGATTTAATTACAGATAATCTTGACAAATTTACTAAAAAAACACAATCCAGTTCAATAAATGGAATTATAAGACTAATGAATTTCAAATTCAAAAAAGAAAATCCAAAAGAATATAGACTTCCTGAAAATCAAGCTATTTTAAACAAGTTAATACTCTTAATTAGTAGAAGCAATTCTATTAAGAACATGACTAAGATGTATATTAATGATGATTGGTCTCAGATATCAATTATTGTGAGAACTGACCAAAATTCAACTGAAGAAATCAAAAATTTTGCCAACTATGCAAGCAATTTGATTGAAGAATACATGCCAGGACATGAATATAATTTCTCAGGAGCGTATGACAAAATATTAATATCTAAAACCATGGTGGTAGAACAAGTCACAAATATTATTACAACACTAAGTGCAATAACAATATTGCTAATGTTATTCTTCAAATCCATTAAGACCGGTATAATAATTGTGATTCCAGTAGCATGGTCAGTATTTTTAAATTTCGCCGTAATGAAACTTTTCGGAATAACACTAAATCCTGCAACAGCAACAATTGCATCCGTTAGTATGGGTATAGGGGTAGATTACTCCATTCATTTCTTTAATGCATTTATATTAAATTATCAAACAACTAAAGATTATAAAAAGGCTTTAATTAAATCAATTCCCAATGTATTTAATGGAATATTTGCAAATTCAATATCAGTAGGAATAGGATTTTTAACATTAATATTTTCTACTTATAAAATAATCGCAACACTTGGCGCAATCATAGCCTTTACAATGTTAACAACATCTCTTGCATCATTAACACTACTTCCATTACTAATTTACCTATTTAAGCCCAAAGTTAAAATACTAAAGACAACAAATAAAATATTAACAGAATGA
- the rdgB gene encoding RdgB/HAM1 family non-canonical purine NTP pyrophosphatase codes for MKTLFFATTNINKINEVKQILDIPNIKIKIPKNFDVKETGKTFKENSLLKAKTLFESLDKKNPVFSEDSGLCIKALNLEPGIYSKRYDQYKLGKKLETNEKNHLIIDLMKDKKNRTAYFICIVSHISIDGTISNFEGILNGTIALDIDCYKKNGFGYDPIFLTANNKRLSELTLTEKNKISHRGIAFAKFKKFLMQSLD; via the coding sequence CTAATATAAATAAAATAAACGAAGTAAAACAAATTTTAGATATACCTAACATAAAAATCAAAATTCCCAAAAACTTCGATGTAAAAGAGACAGGTAAAACTTTTAAAGAAAACTCTTTGCTAAAAGCAAAAACTCTATTTGAATCTCTAGATAAAAAAAACCCTGTTTTTAGTGAGGATTCTGGGTTATGCATAAAAGCTTTAAATTTGGAACCTGGGATTTATTCTAAAAGATATGATCAATACAAATTAGGAAAGAAACTAGAAACAAATGAAAAAAACCATCTTATTATAGACTTAATGAAAGATAAAAAAAATAGAACAGCATATTTTATATGTATAGTTAGTCATATCTCTATAGACGGAACAATAAGCAATTTTGAAGGCATTCTCAATGGAACAATTGCTTTGGATATTGATTGTTACAAAAAAAACGGATTTGGATATGATCCAATATTTTTAACTGCAAATAATAAAAGACTCAGTGAATTAACTCTTACAGAAAAAAACAAAATATCCCATAGAGGAATTGCATTTGCTAAATTTAAAAAATTTTTAATGCAATCTTTAGATTAA